The genomic window ATcctctgcttcatcttgtcGACGCGATCGGGTGGTCTCGGAATCAACCTCACAGGTGCTGACACGGTGATTTTTTATGATCAAGACTGGAATCCTGCCATGGACAAGCAATGTCAGGATCGATGCCATCGTATTGGACAGACGCGTGATGTGCACATCTATCGCTTGGTCAGTGAGCACACCATCGAGGCCAATATTCTTCGGAAAGCATCGCAAAAGCAGATGCTGGATGACGTGGTCATCCAGGAAGGAGAATTCACAACCGATTACTTCAACAAGATGTCAGTCAGGGATGTTCTTGGCGACAAGGTCGACTCTACTAGTGAAGGCGTGGATGCCGCTGATGCCGCCCTGGACCGAGTTCTTGGTGGTCCTGATACCAGCTCAGACCAGCGAAGGGTTGGGCGAGCACTTGAGCAAGCCGAAGACAGAGAGGATGTTGCAGCCGCTCGCGTGGCGGAGAAGGAGATCCAAGCTGACGACGCTGATTTCACCGAGAAACCCAGCAATACCGCTTCTGGGACCTCGACAGCGAGACAGGGAACACCGGCGGGCAAGTCAGTGTTGGATGGGGGATTGGATGAGGTTGACATACCCCAAGCGGAACAGATTGTGGAGTACAACGCATGGGGCGACAAGATGCGCACCATTGACGATTACATGCTGAGCATCATGGCAGAGCAGCTCAAGGGCACCAAGCTCGAGTTGCCCAAGGACAaaaagaaggggaagaagaagggcaaggacaCACGCAAGCGATGAAGCGACGACCCAAAAACGCATCATAATAGTCGCCGCGAGGAGTGAGCACGGCACCGCACAAAACACCTGTATATTAGCATCCATTGGGGAACCAGGCAACCTGGTTAAAAAGGGGAGACAAAAAACAACAGCACACCGGGGGCGGCTTTTACTTGTAGACTGGGTGTTTTATAGGGGGCGGGGGGTTCCTGGATTGTACGAACTGAACTGTAGGGGGCGATGGTGGTTCATTGCATCTATGGGAGTTTTTCGGAGTGTGAAAAGGGGACGGTTTTTGTGTCCTTGATGTGGCGCATCGGTAGACTTGTAAGAATTGGATGAGAAACACCTATCCTGCTTTCAGTTGATCGTGTTTATTTTGTTCTTGCAGTGATTTCGGACGATCTTGAGTAACACCTTCGTGGCCTTGGTCAATTGAGCACCCGTCTACCATCGCCTTGGGCACAGGAGTTATTGTTACTGTGGCAGCTGAAGTTGTAGGCTCAAGGACTCTATCATAACCGTGAAAGAAGCTAAACCGCGTGAAGATTCGTATTTTGTTTGGGTGCTGTGAGATTGAGGTACTGTTATCCCTTTGTGTTTCTTGCTAACTCTGCTCGAGGTCAGCCTGGCCGAGGCATTCAACACAGCCACCGGGACCTGCAACAACAGCCATCCATGCATTCAAGAGACCTCAAACGTTCTTCCTGAATTGAACAGGGTACTGCGGGCCGAGTGCATCCGAGGTAAGAGATGACGCGCGTGGTTATCAACGGCGTTGCTGCGATGCATGCCAGATGATGCATGTTCCGATTACCCTATCATTCGTAAGCTATCGGTGTCTCTTTGCCTAATTACCTTGGCCAACGTGTGTCTGTATTGATTAAGATACAGGATCATCAGTAAAGTTGCGTGATGGTTCTTTAATCGACACTCAACAGCGAATTGTTCAGAGCAGTCCGACTTGTGTCATCAATGATATACATTCTGGGCATTACTTGCTATGTGGTATTATCGTGCGCGACAAGAAAAAATGACATGAAAGTCCTCTCAATCTTTTATAGCATGGCCTGCAATCTCGGCTGCATCTCATCCTCCGTCCGTAACCCAAGCTCCGCCTTCATCTTGACCCACGACTCTGCCGCCCTCCTTGCCATCTCCTCCGGCACCGCCGCATCCGGCTCTGCGAGTCTCCTGTTGAACACCTCAAAGCTCAGCCACCCTTCAAAGCCGAGACCTTGGATGACGGCTCTGAGGAGTTGTTTGCAGGGTAGGTAGCCGCCGTATTGGGGTTCACCATAAAAGAGGCGCGCGTTGCGCGACCAGCTCATCCGGGCGGGCTGCTCGGGGTTGTAGAAGGGGTGGGATGTGTCTAGAGGAGTGGCGAGACGTTCGCCGTCTGCGACTTGGACGAGGAATACTTTTGTGATGTCAATGTCGGAGAGGATTCGCTTGATCGAGTCGACTGTCGCTTGTTCGCAGTCGGATGTCCTTCCGGTTGGTGACGCGGGATCAGCGTAGATTCTCCCGAGGATGTTGTAGCTGTCGAGGCATACGCCAAAGTTGGGTCGGTCTACACGCTGGACAAGATCCCAGCTCGATTCCCAAGTATCAGTTCTTGTGCCCCAGCATAGTGATTCGTATGCAAAGTTGACGACTGGCTCCTGCTGCAATCCCATCTCTGCCGCCTCGACAAAATCCGCCACGATCAAGTCCATATCATCCGTAACCTCATCCTCAGAAAGGAAACTGCTCGGAAATAAGATCAAGTCGGTCCCCAAAGCATGGACCAGCTCAAACCAAAGCTGCAATTCGTCAATCCTCTTACTATGCTGGTCCCGGTCGACGAGGCCGCCAAAGTGCATGAACGGCTGGAGGCAGATGATGGTCAGATTCCGGGCGGCGCAGAGCTGGTGGATGGCACGGGCGGCCGCGATCTGGTCCTCGGGGGAGCCGCCGCCGGGAAATGACTTTGAAAAGTCTACGAGGTCCTCGTAAAAGACTTCGATGCCCTGGAAACCGTATTTTTGCGCCATGTCGAGCTTGTGTGGGAGGGAGTGGCCGGCGAAGCAGCGTCCTAGGGACATTGTGCATATGCTGGGCTTGTgtgccatgatgaagatgtgATGTTGATACTGGGTGAAGGAATAGAATCAATTGCTGTGGTTGACTTGTGTGATGCTGGACTTTGATGCTGGAACTGAGCTTTGGAGGATGGTATATAGAGATTGAAACTCGCTATGATGAAACTGTCTAGGAATCACCGAAGAGAAACAGCTACCTCTGATGCAGTGGCAACATGATTTATCAACCACGAGGGAAGCTCCCCTGATGGAGAGTCCCCTCGAGATAACCTCCTCCAACCGCCAATAGCCATTGGTCCCCCCTGTCAGAGGTATGGGAGATTGGTAGAATTGGCGTCATCGGCACTGTCACGAGGCGGAACCAACCGTCCAATATGCCATGAGTTAAACAGTTTTCCGCCCATCTTCCATGATGCATCATGGGTaatcttggtggtggtggtgtaggATCCGGCTGGTTAAGTCTTTACCCGGTGTGGGGAAAAACTCAACCTATCGGCAATGCCTTGTTCCACCAGATGCGCCCgggagagagggagggagacGCAGGTTCCGGGCCTGTACCCGGTGGAAAAATCCTTGCGCCTTTCTCGGCTCGGCATTTCTATCGTGGGGGAGAAGAGATCTCGCATGAACTTGGACCGAGTTTCTCAGATCTCTGATGACAATTCCCTGCCTTTCTTGCCTTCCTAGTGGACACTACTTGAAGAGAGCTGAGTCCTAGCGTTGGGTCAGAGAAAACAAACCCCAGATTCTCCTACTAGTCTTTTCTCAATATGTCTGTCCAAGAAGTGTCTTATCCCTCTGGGGACTCGCTCGCCTCGTGCGAAGTCTCGCGGCTTCAACGCCACGGATACCTCTTTGGGAAGAAGCTGACCAATTCCCTTTCACCCTTTCTTCACAATGTCATCTATCAAGATCTTGGCCTGCGATGGGGTCAGGTCCGACTCGACTCGGCGGATAttccctccttcttgaagcTTGCCCAACACCCCGACTTTTACGGTGAGTTATTTTGTTTACTCAAATTGAGGAGTGAGGCTAATGTGATTCAAGGCGCTTCGGTAACAATGCCCAACAAGGTCGCCATCATCCCTTACTTGGATGAGCTGACTGAAGAGTGCCGCGACGTCGGTGCCTGCAACACACTGTTCCTCCGGGAACAAGACGGCCGCCGCATCTTCTGCGGCGCCAACACCGACGTCATCGGCATTCGCGACGCCTTCTACCAAAATATCGCTGACCCAGACGGCGTCTTCCACGAGAAGCCCGCTCTCGtggtcggcggcggcggcgcagCCCGTAGCGCCATCTACGCCCTGCGCAAGTGGatgaaggtcaaggccatctACCTCGTCAACCGCGACGAGTCAGAGGTCGAAGCTGTCATCAAGGACTGTGCGGAGCGCGGCTACGGCGATGACCTTGTCCACGTGAAAACGGTCTCGCAGGCCATGGACCTGGAAAGCCCCGGCGCCATCGTGGCGTGCGTGCCAGACTTTGAGCCCCAAACAGCAGAGGAGATTCTCGCCCGACGGGTTACCGAGACATTTTTGGAAAAGGAGCGCAAGGGTGCCATTTTGGAGATGTGCTACAACCCTACGCCGTTTACGCGGTTGGGTGCGCTGTCCGAGGAGAATGGATGGCAGGTTATTCTTGGTACTGAGGCGTTGATCTGGCAGGGTCTGGAGCAGGATAAGTACTGGACTGGAAGGCCGATAGAGGAGCTTCCGAGGGAAAAGGTTCAGCTGGCTATTGCGGAAAAGGTTGCTCATAGGGCTCAGGAGTCGAAGCTGTGAGCGATGCACATTGCCTCAGGGGACATAGACAGGTAATATTGGGGTTACGAACAACATGATAATAGCGTGTGTAGAACTCAGAAATAAGAACGGTTCACATCTTGGTCAAAATCACATCAAAGTGGAGTTCGAAGATCACTGATGCCACTTTCTGAGAGGTTACATGCTGTGATTAGTTCCTTGATTACGGCAGAGGTTGCACTTCGAAGCTGTGAGGGTTGTGTTGCCTCAAAGGTCATAGATTGGTGTACTGGAACAATGAGGAGGCTGTTAGAATGTATGAAGGATTACATTAGGAGCAACTAAAGTCCAATGAGAATCAACAACGCGCATAGTTCGCAACACTATCCATGCTCCACGGCAAATCCTTTTCGTCTCCTCAGCCTTCGTTTACTAGGTATAGATCGAGCGGTCGATGttccctcctcggcctcggccttttcGCCCGTATCCTTCGCTAGTATCCCGAGATATACTAAATAACCCCTGATCTCCGCCTTCCAAACGTAGCCAGCGGCGGATCCCAGAAATATCAAAGGGACGAGAACTAGGCAGAGAGTAAGGGTACGGCTCTTGTTGATATCGAAGTGTGAATAAAAACCTACAAATGATATAGAAAGCCCAAGCAGGGGCTTTCATGAAGGTCTCGACATCCAACGCAAAGAGAGAGGTGAGAAATGAGAGGGAGCTGGTAGAATGCTTAGTAAATGGTGACCTTTTCCTGGTAAGACCAACTTACAAACCAGACGGTGACAAGGGTAAATATCAAAACTATTTTCCCTTGCTTGAAAGACTCCTTGCCCTGCTTCACGGACTCGCTTGCCTGCCAATTGGCGATCTCTGCTTGGAAGCCGGCAATGTCACTCTCCTGGAGCGTGAGTGTAGTCTTGACCTAATAGTTAACAGTCAGTATCCGCGGCTGCGCGAAAGAGTTAGGGTTTAACAAATGGCTTCTTGAGTCTGTTCGGCAAACTTGTCCAATTCCTTGATGTCTCTCAAGAGATAGTGGCTTGAAAGTTCCTCGTCGGCACCTTTTCCAGCTATGGTTACCTGGACCTTGCGTTGGAATCTTGCAATCGACATCAAAATGTTGAGTTCGTCGCGAATATCTTTGATGTGACATAGTTGTTCTGAAACCGTCGTGAGCGCAGCCCGGAGAGCCTTCAACATCTTGAATGTGCGATCAGCATCGAGGCCGGTTTTCAATTCTCTTGCGTCGTTGCGGCGGTGGTATGACGAACTGAACAAGCTCGACTCTTTTCTCCCCTGCGAAGAATATTAGTTCAAATCAAGCCCCAAGGAGAATCAAGCGGTACGGACGATCTCATTGATGGAGTCTGAGAAGATTTGGTGGATCGAACGCTCTTCTTTGTGTTTCCCGTCCTCAGTAGTGCTCTGATCTACCCTGTCCATGTCCACCTGATGCTGGCGATTCACGTCTTGCCGCCTTCGTTTCCTGTCGTAGGTACCAATGCAATAATCGACAATTACCTGGCTCATTTCAGCGGCAGACGTTGGTCCGAGTTGACGGCTTCCATTCTCGACTTGCCTCTGAAGATGCCCCAAAATGTCTGTCACGAGATTGTCTCGAATATCGTTCGTTGCGCAAGAGGTCGAAGTAATTAACCACTCTGTGAAACAATTAAATAAGGGATCAAGGCGAGGTGAAAGATTGCTGAAAACATACTGTCGTCGATAGTCCAGATCCAGAGTTGGCTAACTCGCAACAAAGGCCAGAATCTTTGCTTCTTGATGTCTAGGCCCTGTAGATACTTCGTGACGACCTGGTCCTTGTTGCGCGAGTTCCGGTCCCCGACAGAGTCCTTGTCCGATGCAAATTGATAGTAGAACTCGTCAAGGGTTGTGGGCTGGTGAATCACCGATTTTTGGTACGCCTCAAAGAGTGCTTCACGCATCTCTATCTCATCTTGGACCTTTTTCTCGAGGTCTAAAGGGGTTTTCGTGCTCGCCCTCTGCTCGTCCGTCATCGGTTCGCCACTCTCGCTCTGGTGGTATGTTGAAAAGTACAGATAGGGCATCTCGACTGATATGAGACCATGAAATAGTATGGCGACTTGGGGAATGAATACTGACATAAATGGCCGAAACGGCAAAGGATTTGCCTTTCTGTGCGCCGTCACAATCCGTATCGACCGCCTGCACAGCCCTGCTGACAAGGGAATGGCTGCTTGACTCTTCTTCCAGTTCTCGCCCTCGAGTATTAGCAGTTTCCTCGGAAGAGTTGCTTTGACCTTCATTTGGGCTATCTTCACCGTCTTCACCGGTACTGGGATTTTCTCGTTGCTCGTTGTGCCGGGAGCGGATGCCTGTTCGCCCGGACACTCGCTCGCTGGCATCTTTCAACTCACTCTCGTCTTCTGCATGGCGTTTAGTCGCACTGTCTGCCTTCTTGACAACATACCGGGGCCTCATGAAGCGCGAAGTGGACGTTCTGTCTGGGATTTCGATCCAGCTGCTGCGCAAAAAGGAGGCCGCCTTTTCGGCTTCGCTCTTGCAACACCCTTCTCCTTTTAGTATCTTCTTTGCTGTGTCCTGAAGTGCAGCTACAGTCAGTACATGCATCGCTCTCATAACCTATCGACATTATACTGAACAAAGCAGTTCTCACCTCCATCCAAACCATCTACTTGTGGTCAGCTTGAAGCTTTGAATGTGTAGAGCTCGGGAAAGAACCTACGTTGGTTGACGGCAAATGAATCCAAGTGAACTGGGCCTTGGTTTTGGTGTTTTCCTGGAAATCTTCGGAGGTTGTCGATGCTTGTTCTGAAGAGACCTTGGGCGTATACTCGAATTGCTTGAGCCTTTCGACAATGTCTTGCATGTGTTTCATCGAGTCGTCATCATACAGGACTTCCTGTATCGTTCGAAATTTGACAAAGTTGCTTTAGATGATTGCTGCGCGGAATTTCTTCAAGCTCGATTCCATGCTCTCCAATGGCTTCGATAACTCTAAAGGTCTGGAGGGCTTTTCAACCTTCTCTGGGTAGAGATAGTCTAGAATGTCCTCCATGTCTCTCAAGACCTGGGCATCTTTGCCAGAATCGGCTCCGCTCGCCAAGCCACGCTCTCCTCTCTGCGTCTTCCTCTCCGCCATTCGAGATGCTGTTATCaatcttgtccttggtgaCGGTCTTTTCCAGGCCCAATGTTCGGAGGTAGGTCAGGAGTACCCGCGGCATGCGTGCACAAATCGCCCACTCGAGCATTGTCCATTGATCGTGCCCGAGATCTTGGGGAATACGTAACAAAAATATCTTCAGGAAAAGATTCTGAGCAAAAGTGTGTCGCTCTAGGCGGTATGCGGCCCAGCAAAAAAGTTCCTCAATTAATCCGCCTTGAACGAGGCGATCAATCAGCGAGTTGAACAAAGGTTCGAAAGCAGGTACCAGGCTCTTCTTATCCTTGTCGAATGCAACGTCGAATGCAGTCTCTCCATTCTTGTCTGGGTGCAAGAGTCTTTTGGCGGACAGCGAATTGACTAATATCAGTGCCACATCTGTATAGGGCTCTGTCTCCATCGAGACCCCTAAACCCGAGGAGAATGTTGCATGGTGTAGCGCAGTTTTCCCCTCCTTGTCTGTAACATTGACATCTGGTTTCATCTGAAGAAGAGCCTCAATGGCGCGTTTGACTAGAGTTCCGGGTTCTTTAGCACTTAGTTGCATCAGGGGCGTCATGCCATCATTGTCTGGTATAATGACAATATCCCGTTTGGTCGGACGCTCTTGCAGATGATTTAGCAACTTGTAAAATGTGTCGTATAGACCTTCTTTGATTGCCGTCATTAGGGGTGTCCATCCATCCGAGTCCTTGATCCGGACACTTGCTCCTCCTTCCAAAAGGGTATCAACCACATCCTCACATTTATAGTAGATAGCCTTGTTGAGTGGAGTCCAGTGTGCGCCACCGGCGGTCTTGTTGATGACAGATCCTCCAGGACCAAGCAGATCACGCACCACTCTGGCTTCAAAGCCACGCACGACGGCTGAGTGAAGAGGGTAGAACCCAAAGGCGTCCATACGCTCGGGATCGGCGCCCTTTCCTAGCAACATCTCCACCAGTTGTTGGTCTCCGTAGTCACAGGCCAAGTGCAATGGTAACTCCCTGCTGCCATTCTCGATATTGAATTTGGCCCCAGCTGCGAGGAGTTGACGTGCCATCTTGTTGAAGCCTTTCCGAATAGCCATGTGGAGCGCCGTCTCCTGATCTTCTGGGGAGCGGACATCGAGGATATCCTTCCATTCACCTAACTGCCTTTCGAGCTCGTGCgaaccatcatcttcatcacctgTCCGCTCTACTAGCTCATGCAATGGCGTCAATTTCCAGTCTTCGAAAAGGCCATTGTCCTCACGGGCGTCATCCTCGGCCATCTCATGGTAGTCACTCGGCCCCTCGATCTTCGTGCGCCAAGAATCGATTCGTTGACGTCCGGTGAGCGGGGGTTCATCTTTGATCTTGGCAGCATGGCTGTCTGTTGTGTCTGGATTGTTCTTTCTCACTTGACCGTTGTCAGGATCATGGATTTCGGACTGGCCAGCACGTGGATTCGCCGAAGGTTGAGACATGTGTGTTGTGATGGGCAAGAAAAAACCCAATGGGGAGGATAATGAGAGAGGATGCAGTGTTGTCTTGCTTGTGGCCTTTTTCCTTTGTGGTTTGGGGGGCAAGATCAGGCTGCTCATACAAGCTATATACCCAGGTAGTCCAGGTACTTAGTGGTGGGGAACAGGTAAGCAGGTCAAGTTATTTTGACTAATTCAGATAGTCCTGCAAGAAGTTTCAGCTGACTTCCCAATGCGATGAAAAGTGCAGACGCCATCTAAGAAGCAAGTCTGACCCGTGTTTTGTTATCTCTTCCCCCCCTAGGTATTCTGCGTCGACGATTGCTTATTGGGAAAGCCCTCGCAGCAGCTGAGCTGTGTAGCACAGCCTGATTTCGGCTTCATGCGACGTGACTGGTCTAAATTTGCACTTAAACGCCCTGATATGTGATATGTGCAGAGCTGAGAATGAACCCTGTCGTCCGTACCCATGCAGCCCCCCTCACACCCCTTCTATGTTCCCGCCTCGATGTTCGCAACTGGGGGGTTAAACAATAAGCATGCGTGGCGGATGTCTTGCTCCCCCACCCTCCTCGGCACTTGGTCAAAGAGGGGTTAATAGTCGCTATGATTCGGCAGGAAGGGTGTGTGTAGCTGGGCTCGGGCGAGGACTGACTGAGCCGCGCCCAAGACGAGCCTGGTCTGTCCTCCCTAAAAGCGGCGATGCTATATGCCGATGCTTTCTCTCCAAAACTTCGTAACCTAGatacttggcctccttggaaACCATACTTATTATAGACATCGAAGTCTTTCTAACTAAACCTGGTAAGTGCCTATATACCGCTATTCAGGCACAGCTAGCTAGAATTTCGAGGAGACATCCAAACTCTAGGAACTACTCTTCTAATAAATCACGTATCATCTCCTCTAGATTTCCGTCCCTCCATATGGTGTAGTGGCTGTCTTCTGGAAACTCCTTGTATACGGATCCCTCTAACCTATCAGCCATGTATTTACCCATCGCCGGCGTCGTACTCTTATCTCTTCCGCCGTACCAAAGCTTGATGGAGGGAAATACCACATCCTCCAGCTTGAACCCCCAAGGCCGCCAGTGAAGTTCCATGCCTTTGGCGTGTGCCCAAGCCCCTTGAATCCACGCCTGACGGAGAGAGCTGACAGACATTTTCAACACACTTTCCTGCATCATGAACTCAAGATCTCTTCCCGTGAAACTTGCTTCAAACTCGCCGCGGAGCCGGGTTGTTAGCGCGGTCATGTCCTCTTGCTGTGCAAGCGGTACGTATTCTGATTCGTAGTATTCCTTGAACTCGGCTGGATAATCTCGCCATGCCTCCAGAGCTTTTCGTTGGGCTTCAACCATGGTGTCAAATCCACATTCTAAAGGCCCAATGCCCGCGCAGATGCCAACACCCTTCAACTTTGACGGCCCAAGATCTTTTGCGCATGCCAGCGTGAAACCTGTCCCTCCGCTTGTGCCAATGATGTAATAGCGGGGAAGATCCAGGTGCTTGGCGAGAGCGTCGATGTCGGCAGGATAGTCGAGAACCTGTTGAGAATCGTATCGTGTTGAGAGGCCTACTCCTGGGCGGTCCGGGCCGATCCATCGGATATTAAGATCCTGGGCGATGCGAGATTCAAGTGGCCCGGTGATGGTGATTCCCGAGTCGGGATGCCCGTGAATGTACATGATTGGCGTTCCGGTGCCAGGGCCGGATGTATGGTAGCCGAGTTTGCGCCCTGAGGGGAGAATGAGGGTCTCACCAGCGGCCGTAGATGAGGCTCCAGTGCTGAGACTTCTCAATGAGCTTGGGAAGCGTTGGTTAATCATGGGCAGATGTGGTTTCCGGATCACCCGGGACAGGCTTTGAGTAAGGTTTCGCATCGTAATAGCGGGCCTGTAGACCGGACAAGGCAATCAGCAAAAGTTAGTGGAGTTAGAATCGAGCTTGTAAGACGGTACTTGTGGTCATGGGTTGTTTATGAATGAAGAGATCTTTGCAGGCAGGCTGTGCAATGCCCCACAGCCATCCCGGGACAGGACCAGGGTCGACGTCAGCTTACTCGATCGTCAATGCTTTTATGCCTTAAATATTTGATAATTCCGCTCTGGCATGCCCGAGAAGAAATTCTCAGCCTCTATGGGTTTGGAATGTGGGCGTAATCTAATCGGGAGGATGAAACTTTTATCGTGGATTGGAGTTGTGTACCTAGATATACCTAGGCAAGTACTACTTGAAGAGGGATAGAGTTTCTGTGTTAAGCATGTGCTTTCATTAAGTCTATAAGTTGATCATCTAATGGGGTATTCATCTATCTTTCTTCCTCTCaactattaagataaaacTCTGAAAAGGGGTAAGCGTGAAGGGGCATGTCGAGACCCTGACCTTACACATGTTTCCGTATCTCCGTTGCAATGTTGTACATACTCTTGGGCCACCAatcctccttcttttcttgaAATTGACCAAGCCAATCTTGATTGCCCATGCAAGACATGACTCGGCCCAGCTCCCAAGCTCCGATGCCGCCAATCCACCAGACTCCATCAAGCAGCATCACAAGAACGAGCCAGTGGGCAAAGATGTCTATAGCGAGTTGAGACACGCTATTGGTTTCTTGCATCCCAAGACTAGGATCAAGGCAAGGTTCGATCTGACCGTTGGGGACCAGATCAAGACTTGTCTGAACGAGGCTGAGATATTCTGCCGGAACTCGGTTCAAGAACCACATGATGGTTCTTCTCCATGGCTTGGAAGGAGAGGAATAAGTCACACGGCTGAGATACTTCCTCAACCATGGAGAAACTCCAGATACCTGACCGAATGGAGGAGATTCCGGCAGAGAATAGGGTGACGTTTCCGAGTTGGGGTGAAACACCTCGTTCATGATGTCACTGAGGACATCCAGAGACATCAAGCAGGCATGGATGTCGTTACTCCACGATTCGGTCTGCTGTGGAAGATTTCCGTCTCCGTTGAGCATATCTTCCCAAGACGCCATGTCTGCAATAGGTTCGATCATGTGTGCTCTGGCACGCAGCTTTTCGAGGGCATTTCCGGAAGTAGCTGCTATTATGGGAAGAAGTAGATCTCTTGTTTGCCTGCTGGGTCCGTCCTCGGCCAAGGCTGTCTCGGTGGCGAAGGACTGGTGTGCGAAACTGGGTGCTGATAGACCCTCGGCCGAGCTCTGTGAAGGCTCAGCGCTCTGTTTTGAGCTGGGGAGTCCGGTATATGCCGAATGCGCTGCTCGGATGAGGGACATCCATTGCCATTCAGTAGAGCCCGAGTCAGAACATGAGTCATCATCTTGGGCAGAGAACTGAGCAAGCCGTATACGGACACAACGGCTGGCCGAGGCATAGAGCACCATCAATGGTGCATTTGCCACGATGTGATCGTAATGGTCGGCATACGGAATGTCGGCTTGTGTCTGGCGTAGTGACTCCCTGTGGTGCTCATCCGCAAGAGTCAGAAGCTTTTGGAGCTGATCTTGGTCGGGCTGCCGTGTACCGGACTGCACAATCATGTCGTTACACTTGCATACAGCTGCGAGTGCGAGTATTGAGCTCATTACAGGTTTGCTGCGGAAGGCGAGGTTGGGGAAGCCAACTTGTAACGCGTACAGATCCTGGCTGTCGAAGGCGAGGGAGCGGGCCGTGTGGGAGAGGTAGTGGCTAAGTAGTTCGAGCTCTGTCGCGTTGAGATTACTTGATTGTTGCGCGTTGGCTTGTAGCAACTCAAAGTCCACATTAACgcttggaggagctggagacaGACTTGGAGAAACGCTTGATGTCGAGCCCAATGTGACAGTTGAGTGTGCGTAGTTAGGGGTAGGAATAGTCAGGCTCTGAAGCCGGCTCCAGGCACTGCTAGCGGGCGACGGAGAGGAGTCCAAATTCCGCACCACTTTGGCAGGTTGGGCATATTCACAAGGGAGGTTTCGATCCACGCATCGCGAGCACTGCGGTCTGCGCTCATCACACTACCCCAATCAGCTCAACGCTCGAGATGCTACGGAGGATGTTCGTTACCTTTTTTCTGCCCTGTTTACATCTCACGCAGCCGT from Fusarium falciforme chromosome 2, complete sequence includes these protein-coding regions:
- a CDS encoding AB hydrolase-1 domain-containing protein, which encodes MRNLTQSLSRVIRKPHLPMINQRFPSSLRSLSTGASSTAAGETLILPSGRKLGYHTSGPGTGTPIMYIHGHPDSGITITGPLESRIAQDLNIRWIGPDRPGVGLSTRYDSQQVLDYPADIDALAKHLDLPRYYIIGTSGGTGFTLACAKDLGPSKLKGVGICAGIGPLECGFDTMVEAQRKALEAWRDYPAEFKEYYESEYVPLAQQEDMTALTTRLRGEFEASFTGRDLEFMMQESVLKMSVSSLRQAWIQGAWAHAKGMELHWRPWGFKLEDVVFPSIKLWYGGRDKSTTPAMGKYMADRLEGSVYKEFPEDSHYTIWRDGNLEEMIRDLLEE
- a CDS encoding Zn(2)-C6 fungal-type domain-containing protein, producing MSKSDQLSPHTASERGSASSVRSRRSHTKSRHGCVRCKQGRKKCDERRPQCSRCVDRNLPCEYAQPAKVVRNLDSSPSPASSAWSRLQSLTIPTPNYAHSTVTLGSTSSVSPSLSPAPPSVNVDFELLQANAQQSSNLNATELELLSHYLSHTARSLAFDSQDLYALQVGFPNLAFRSKPVMSSILALAAVCKCNDMIVQSGTRQPDQDQLQKLLTLADEHHRESLRQTQADIPYADHYDHIVANAPLMVLYASASRCVRIRLAQFSAQDDDSCSDSGSTEWQWMSLIRAAHSAYTGLPSSKQSAEPSQSSAEGLSAPSFAHQSFATETALAEDGPSRQTRDLLLPIIAATSGNALEKLRARAHMIEPIADMASWEDMLNGDGNLPQQTESWSNDIHACLMSLDVLSDIMNEVFHPNSETSPYSLPESPPFGQVSGVSPWLRKYLSRVTYSSPSKPWRRTIMWFLNRVPAEYLSLVQTSLDLVPNGQIEPCLDPSLGMQETNSVSQLAIDIFAHWLVLVMLLDGVWWIGGIGAWELGRVMSCMGNQDWLGQFQEKKEDWWPKSMYNIATEIRKHV
- a CDS encoding AP-endonuc-2 domain-containing protein encodes the protein MAHKPSICTMSLGRCFAGHSLPHKLDMAQKYGFQGIEVFYEDLVDFSKSFPGGGSPEDQIAAARAIHQLCAARNLTIICLQPFMHFGGLVDRDQHSKRIDELQLWFELVHALGTDLILFPSSFLSEDEVTDDMDLIVADFVEAAEMGLQQEPVVNFAYESLCWGTRTDTWESSWDLVQRVDRPNFGVCLDSYNILGRIYADPASPTGRTSDCEQATVDSIKRILSDIDITKVFLVQVADGERLATPLDTSHPFYNPEQPARMSWSRNARLFYGEPQYGGYLPCKQLLRAVIQGLGFEGWLSFEVFNRRLAEPDAAVPEEMARRAAESWVKMKAELGLRTEDEMQPRLQAML
- a CDS encoding Shikimate-dh-N domain-containing protein, which encodes MSVQEVSYPSGDSLASCEVSRLQRHGYLFGKKLTNSLSPFLHNVIYQDLGLRWGQVRLDSADIPSFLKLAQHPDFYGASVTMPNKVAIIPYLDELTEECRDVGACNTLFLREQDGRRIFCGANTDVIGIRDAFYQNIADPDGVFHEKPALVVGGGGAARSAIYALRKWMKVKAIYLVNRDESEVEAVIKDCAERGYGDDLVHVKTVSQAMDLESPGAIVACVPDFEPQTAEEILARRVTETFLEKERKGAILEMCYNPTPFTRLGALSEENGWQVILGTEALIWQGLEQDKYWTGRPIEELPREKVQLAIAEKVAHRAQESKL